The nucleotide window GTGTGTTCGGAAAGCGACACCGCGCGGTCGGCCAACTCCGCCGGCCAGCCTCCGGGCGGCGCCATCACATTGAGCCCCAGCCCGAAAACCAAGTCGCGGATCTGATCGGCGTCGATGCGCGCCTCGGTCAGCATACCACCGGCCTTACGACCATCGAAAAGCAGGTCGTTGGGCCATTTCAGGCCAGGTGAGGTGCGGCAAAAGCTGGCGATCAGGTCGCAGATACTCGCGCCCATCCACAGGGTAAACATCTGCATGCGCGCCGGCTCAAGGCACGGGCGGAAGGCGAAACTCGCGTAGAGGTTGCCGTTCGACTCACTGTGCCAGGGCCGCCCAAAACGACCGCGGCCCTTGGTTTGCCGCTGCGCGATGATCGCAAAAGGTGCCTCTTTGCCGGCCGCCAGTTGGCGCGCGGCCTCGTCGTTGGTGCTATCGATCTCGGCAAGCACCTCCAGCGGGAAAGCGCCCACGCGGTCACGCCGGTAGGACTGAATCAGCGTGGCGCTGAGTCCCTCGGGGCGCGTGAGCAGCCGGTAGCCGCGGGCACGCACCGCTTCAAAGGTGAAGCCCTGCTCGCGCAGTTTTTCCATGTATTGCCACACCGCCACCCGGCTGATGCCCAGCTTCAGCGCCAGCGCACTGCCGGACACAAACGCCGGATCCGCAGCGCTTAACTCGGCGAGTATCACCATCTCGGGCGGAGCTGATGCAGGGGCTTTTTTCATACGCGCCAATCCAGCCCGATATCCACCCACACACTCTGGTGGACGAGCGCGCCAGTGGAGACAAAGTCGAGCCCGAGCCCGGCGAAACGCGGCAGGGTTTTTAAGGTGATGCCGCCGCTCGCCTCGGTGAAGGCGCGGCCGGCGATCAGCGCCACGGCCTTTTTGATTTTAGCCGGCGTAAAGTTGTCCAAGAGGATCACGTCGGCGCCGGCGGCGAGGACCGGGGGAATCTGCGCGAGTTCATCGACCTCGACCTCCACCGCCAGATCAGGGGCGGCCTTTTTGGCCCGGGCGACCGCTGCGGCGAGCCCCTCGGTGGAGCCCAGCAGCGCGAGGTGGTTATCCTTGAGCATCACGCGGTCGAACAGGCCGAGGCGATGGTTCCAGCCACCACCGCAGGCGACCGCGTACTTTTCCAGCATACGGTAGCCGGGCGTGGTTTTGCGGGTATCGAGCAGGCGGGTACGGCCCTCGCCCAAGGCGGCGACGTAGGATTGGGTTTGGGTGGCGACACCGGACAGGCGCTGGAGGAAATTCAGGATAACGCGCTCGGCGGCCAGCAAGGTGCGCGGGTCGCCGGAAAGGGTAGCGATGACCTCGCCCGGGGCGATGGTACGGCCGTCGCGAGCGCACAGTTGCACGGAGGCATTGCCGCCGTAGGCAGAGAGAATGAGAGGGATCAGCGGCAAACCGCAGGCGACCAGTGATTGGCGGGCCACGAGATCAGCCGAGCCCTGGCGGGGAGGCGCGGGCAACGCGGCGGTGGAACGGTCGCCGGTGACAGTGGGTTTTACGCGCAGGCCCAGACCGGCGAGGTCCTCGTCGCGGGCGAGTTCGATGAGTTTACGCAGAGAGGCGAGGTCGAGATCGTCCCAGTTGAGGCGTTTAAGCAAGGTGTCGGCGGGTGCGGGCATCGGATGATTTAACCAATGAGCCAACACCCTCGGGGCAGGCAAGGCAGCAACTGGAGCCGGGGTGGTTTAAATGCAAAGAAGCTCCTGCCACCGGCAGCACCTTGAGCTCACGCTCAAGGCCACAGCCGAACCCCAGCCCACCCCAACCGACCCGCCTTCCCTTTAACACCGTGGCCTTGAGCGTGCGCTCAAGCCTGCGCAAACATCTGAGCGCCTCCCGCGTCCCAAAAAAGAAAAAACGCACCTCGTGAAGCCACCAGCCACCTTGGGCTTGCGGACGCGCCTTCAGCCGCAATTACTCGGCCACGCGGCATGATTCATTCTTTTATTTTCAGCGAAGGTAGACTCGTCGGCCAGGACCTTGAGGTCGAAGCCCTGCGCCTTGTGCGCGCTGACAAGGGCCTGGTTCTCTGGGTCGACTTGGAAAACCCCACCGAGGACGAAATAAAATTGATTCTAACCGACGTCTTTCAATTTCACCCGCTCGCCATCGAGGACTGCGTCACCCCCAGCCCGCTCCCCAAGATCGAGGACTTCGATGACTACCTATTTTTCGTCACCCACGCAGTCGACTTCACCCGCACCGAAAAGTTCAACACCACCGAACTCGACCTGTTCCTGGGCAAAGACTACCTGGTCAGCTTTCACCGCAACCCGTTAAAATCGGTCACCTCGGTCATCGACCGCTGCATCAAAGCCACCGGCATCGTCGCGCGCGGCCCCGACCGGATTGCCCACTTCCTGCTTGATGCCATGGTGGACAACTTCCAGCCGATCATCGACGAGATGCGCGGCGAACTCGAAGAGATCGAGGAAACCGTGCTGTCCAAAAACTCTGACGGCCTCATTCCCGACCTGATGCACGTGCGAGCCGACATCACCTTGCTGCGCCAAATCATCCGCCCGCAGCGCGAACTGGTCACCCGGCTGGCACACGGCGAAAACAAGCTGATACGCGCCCTCATGCAGCCCTACTTCCGCGACCTGCGCGACAACCTCATTCGCATCGAGGAAACCGCCGCCGGTTTCGCCGACCAGTTGCTCATCTCGTTCGACCTGTACCTGAGCAAATCCGACTACGAGGCCAATCAAGGCATCAAAACCCTCACCGCGCTCACCGTGCTGACCCTTCCGGCCACGCTGATCAGCACCTGGTACGGCATGAATTTCGAGCACATGCCCGAGCTCAAGTCCGCCTACGGTTACCCGATCATTGTCGGGCTGACACTCGTCTTGACCGCTTGCACCTGGGCGTGGTGCAAACGCAAACGCTGGATCTAGTACCTCCCGCAATCCACGAGTGCAAAAACCCAAAAGATCAAAGGGCCAAAACGCAAAAAAACGCCTCTCGGCCTCACTTTAAAATGCCCGCCGCCCTGCCCACCTATTGCCCGTCCGCTCCCTCGCTGCCCTGTTGGAATTTGACCGCTTGGGATTTGGGATTTACGGCGCAGCCGTCGTTATGATCACCACGCTCGTTTATCGTGACCACAAACTCACCCCCCTGAGGCCCGGGGTCGAGTCGCTGGCCGCCCTGCGCCAGGAACCCGGGGTTTTGCTCTGGGTCGACCTGAACCAACCCAGTACCGAGGAAGTCACCGCGGTGCTCGAAACCGTGTTCGGCTTTCACCCGTTGACGATCGAAGACTGCGTCGCCGACAGCCCCCTGCCCAAAATCGAGGATTATGGTGATTACCTCTATTTGGTGGCGCATTCCATCGCCTACGAAGCCGGCAACGGCTTCACGACCTCGGAGCTCGATCTCTTTTTGGGGCCCAACTACCTGGTTACCTATCACCGCACGCCGCTCAAAGCCGTGCAGGCCGTCATCGAGCGCCACCAACGCACCCCGTCCACCCCAGTGCGCGGCCCCGACCGCTTCGCCCACGGGCTGCTCGATGGCTTGGTCGAAAGTTGCCAGCCCGCCCTCGCCGCACTGCGTGCCGAAGTGGACAAACTTGAAGAAGGCGTGCTGATCAACATCTCGGCCGAAGAGCTGTTCCCCCAAGTCGTCGCGTTGCGCAAAGACCTCTCGCGCCTGCGACAGTTAATCCGCCCCCAGCGCGAGGTGCTCATGGCCCTGACCCACGGCAAGTCAAAGCTGGTTCGCCCCACCATCGTGCCTTACCTGCGCGACGTCGGCGACGACCTGGTGCGCATTGAAACCCAAGCGGCAACCTGGGCCGAGCAACTGATCCTCTCATTCCGTATTTATTTAAACAAATCGGGCTACGAGGCCAACCAAGGCATCAAGATCATCACCGCGATCACGGCGATGACCATCCCGCCGCTGCTCATCGGCGGGTGGTTCGGCATGAATTTCCGCCACATGCCCGAACTCGCCTCAATCCACGGTTACGCAATCTCGGTGGCACTGATGCTGACGAGCATGGCGGGCATGCTGGTGTTCATGCGCAAGCGGCGCTGGATCTGAGCGCAGAAGCGGCTTCACACTGCCAAAACCGGCCACAAAAAACCCCGAGTTACTTCTAAAAGTAATGCGGGGGAAAAAGAGTGCCCGGGGCCGGAGTCGAACCGGCACGTCCTTGCGAACAAGGGATTTTAAGTCCCTGGTGTCTACCATTCCACCACCCGGGCGGGAAGCAGGCGGGAAGATTGAGCGGGCTCACAGGCGTTGGTCAACGCTTACGCTTCAACTCCCCTAAAATCGCCGCGCGTCCCAATTTCTGGACAGCGACCTGTTCATTTGACGGTTTAACCAACTCGGTACGCGGGTCCGTGGCCCTGAGCGTGCGCTCAGGGTCTGGATGCGCAAGTACAGTGTAATCCCTGAGCTCACGCTCAAGGCCACAGGTCGGGTTCACCCACTTTAGTACTCAAAAAAAAACCGCACCAGGCCCGACGGATGGTCGGGCGCAGTGCGGACAATCGGTTAATACCTGGTCGAACTTTTCGGGTGATGCCGTGCGCTTAAACCTTCTCGACCGGAACCGGCGAGGCCGACTTTTCCGTCTCCTTCACCGCAAAACTGCGGCCGGTTAACTTCTCAATGAGGCTGATGCCAAAGAAGCCGTTCATCATGTCGGCGCCGCCTCCACCCGCACCGCCGCCACCCCCGATTACGAGGTTTTCGGGGATGAGCTTGAGGGTGCCCGTGGCGATTTTTTCGACCACGCGGATCTGGCCAAACACGTCCTGGCCCATCGCCTGAACTTCGAGCCGGTAGGCTTCGGCGGTGGATTGGCCCTTGGCGAGAATGACCTCGGCCTCGGCGTTACCCACCTTAGAGGTCGCTTCGGCTTCGGCCACGGCCGTCACCTTGGTCGCCTCGGCTTGGGCGTTGGCGCGCAGCTTGATCGCCTCAGACTCACCGGTGGCTTGCAGAATGGCCGCAGCCTTGGAGCCCTCGGCCTCCTTCACTTTACCCTCGGCCAAGTTCTTTTGGATTTCCACGTTGCGCTCGGATTCCACCACCTTCGGCTGCATGGCGGCCTGGGCGGTCGCATTTTCGAGGGCGCGGCGCTCGTCCTGCGCCTCTTTCTGCGTGGCGTAGGTTTTTTTCTCCTGCTCGGCGATCTGGCGGTCGGTCACCGTTTTGGTGAGCTCGGGCGGCAGCACCACGTCGGCGATGAGCGTATCCTTGGAATCGATATGGTGAACGCGAAGCACGTTATCGATGTGCATCTTGGCCTTTTCCTGAAGCTGCTTGCGCTCGGTGTACAGGTCGAGGGCCTTGATGTACTGGGCGGCGTTGCGGAAGTGCGAGCTGATGGCCGGCTCAAGCACCTGCGAGATCATGTTTTTCACCGAGCCCAGGTTGGCGATCACCTTGGGCGCGTTTTTCATCGGGATGTGGATGATCACACTCACGTCCATGTTGACGTTAAAGGCGTCTGCTGTGCGCAGGGTGATCGTCTTGAGGCTGGAATCGAGCTCGTGGGCGCTGGAACGGTTGTCGGCCCAGTTGAGCAGAATCTGGGTGGTGGGCACGATATCGACCTTGAGGATCTTGGTGTTGAGCGGGTGTTTGCCGGGCTGGAGCGAGTCGGCCCAGATGCCCTTATAGCCGTTGGCGACGATTTTGGCGTTCACGGCTTCGTCGGTCAGGTCGGCGCCCTCGGCACCGACGTAGCTGGTGACCACGCCGCAGAAGCCGATGTCGACGCGGATCATCGGGGCTTTTTCGACCGAGGCGAACCACGGGTTGATGGCGTAATTGCCGGCGCGCAGCACGGGAATTTGCAGGCCCTTTTGACCGCCGGCGGAAAGGAAGGCGGCGGGATCTTGGAAGTTGTTATGCGTGCCTAGGGGCAGTTCTTCGGCGGCGATCTTCGAGGAGTCGACGATGGGTTTACCCTCCAAGATGGTGACGATGCCGACCTGATCGGCCTCGATGTTGGTCCAGTCGACCACGCTGATGACCTTGAAGAGCGCCGGATTGATGCGGTAACGGCCGGGCATGAGCACGTCGAGTTGGCGGCCCTTTTCGCCACCGTTTTTAATAAACGCCTCGCCGTCGTAAAAGCTGTTATGGCCGTGAACCTTCAAGGCGAGCAGGCGGCCCTCGGGAATGCGGGCGCCATCGGTGGCCTCGACCAAGCCGATCTGGCCGCCCTTGATCTCGGTGATGGGGCGCTTTTCGATGTGAAACAGGATGGTGTTGATGCGGTAAAAACCGGGCGTGAGAAACGAGATCTGCGGGCCCTTTTGGCCACCGTTGTCGATGAAGGCCTGGGCGTCCTGAAAGCTGTCGCAAACGACGGGCGAGCCAAAGTTGCCGCCGGCGCGAGTGACGGGCTGGCCGGCGATGGCCTCGACGTAGCCGACCTCGTTGTCGTCGATCATGATGGCGTCGACGATGGTGATCTCGAAAAGGGCGGGGTTAATCTTGTATTCGCCCTCGGGCAGGATGGCCAGCTGCGGGCCCTTTTCGCCGCCATTGCGCAGGAACGCTTCGCCGTCCTGGAACAGGTCGCAGGCGATGCTTTTCGCCATGTAATTGCCCGAGGGAATGGGCGCGCCGGTGATGGCGCGCACCACGCCGACTTGGTTGGACGGAATCACCAAAAAGCGGTGTTTGCGGGTAAGGTAAAGAAACGGGATGAGGAGGTGAAAGCCGGGCCCGAGCACGCGTGCCTGCACGCCGACCTCGCTGCTTAACGCAACGGTTCGACCATCGGGCATCTGGCGGCCGAACCAGCGGCGCTCCAGCGTGACGATCTCGTCGCCACCAGCGATGGTGATCGAGTTGTAGAGCAGAATGAGCAGCGGAATGGCCAACAGAATGTAGCCGAGGTTTTCTTCGATATAGGTGGGCATGGGAGGGGACGGATGGGAGCTGGACTCAGCGGAAAAGAACGACGCGGGAACATGCACGAGCCGGGCAACCATCGGCAATAGGGTTTTGATGGAGTGGAATTTAACCGGCCGATTCCGCGCAAGAAGCCGGGACCTGCTGAGAATGACATGCCAAGGGCTAGATTGACGCATGCCGGTGATACCGAAGCGATCGGTGCCACGCGGCTGGTGGCCTTGCGCGTGAGCGC belongs to Opitutus sp. and includes:
- a CDS encoding biotin--[acetyl-CoA-carboxylase] ligase, with the protein product MKKAPASAPPEMVILAELSAADPAFVSGSALALKLGISRVAVWQYMEKLREQGFTFEAVRARGYRLLTRPEGLSATLIQSYRRDRVGAFPLEVLAEIDSTNDEAARQLAAGKEAPFAIIAQRQTKGRGRFGRPWHSESNGNLYASFAFRPCLEPARMQMFTLWMGASICDLIASFCRTSPGLKWPNDLLFDGRKAGGMLTEARIDADQIRDLVFGLGLNVMAPPGGWPAELADRAVSLSEHTRQPVDLNKLTAALIGRVRQSYERFVDGSYKATFADLWNCYDVLRNRPVAVLTHTQRVAGIALGIDDEGSFLVRTPSGRTERFRAGEVTLEKPPR
- the nadC gene encoding carboxylating nicotinate-nucleotide diphosphorylase translates to MPAPADTLLKRLNWDDLDLASLRKLIELARDEDLAGLGLRVKPTVTGDRSTAALPAPPRQGSADLVARQSLVACGLPLIPLILSAYGGNASVQLCARDGRTIAPGEVIATLSGDPRTLLAAERVILNFLQRLSGVATQTQSYVAALGEGRTRLLDTRKTTPGYRMLEKYAVACGGGWNHRLGLFDRVMLKDNHLALLGSTEGLAAAVARAKKAAPDLAVEVEVDELAQIPPVLAAGADVILLDNFTPAKIKKAVALIAGRAFTEASGGITLKTLPRFAGLGLDFVSTGALVHQSVWVDIGLDWRV
- the corA gene encoding magnesium/cobalt transporter CorA, which codes for MIHSFIFSEGRLVGQDLEVEALRLVRADKGLVLWVDLENPTEDEIKLILTDVFQFHPLAIEDCVTPSPLPKIEDFDDYLFFVTHAVDFTRTEKFNTTELDLFLGKDYLVSFHRNPLKSVTSVIDRCIKATGIVARGPDRIAHFLLDAMVDNFQPIIDEMRGELEEIEETVLSKNSDGLIPDLMHVRADITLLRQIIRPQRELVTRLAHGENKLIRALMQPYFRDLRDNLIRIEETAAGFADQLLISFDLYLSKSDYEANQGIKTLTALTVLTLPATLISTWYGMNFEHMPELKSAYGYPIIVGLTLVLTACTWAWCKRKRWI
- a CDS encoding magnesium transporter CorA family protein; translation: MITTLVYRDHKLTPLRPGVESLAALRQEPGVLLWVDLNQPSTEEVTAVLETVFGFHPLTIEDCVADSPLPKIEDYGDYLYLVAHSIAYEAGNGFTTSELDLFLGPNYLVTYHRTPLKAVQAVIERHQRTPSTPVRGPDRFAHGLLDGLVESCQPALAALRAEVDKLEEGVLINISAEELFPQVVALRKDLSRLRQLIRPQREVLMALTHGKSKLVRPTIVPYLRDVGDDLVRIETQAATWAEQLILSFRIYLNKSGYEANQGIKIITAITAMTIPPLLIGGWFGMNFRHMPELASIHGYAISVALMLTSMAGMLVFMRKRRWI
- a CDS encoding flotillin family protein, with amino-acid sequence MPTYIEENLGYILLAIPLLILLYNSITIAGGDEIVTLERRWFGRQMPDGRTVALSSEVGVQARVLGPGFHLLIPFLYLTRKHRFLVIPSNQVGVVRAITGAPIPSGNYMAKSIACDLFQDGEAFLRNGGEKGPQLAILPEGEYKINPALFEITIVDAIMIDDNEVGYVEAIAGQPVTRAGGNFGSPVVCDSFQDAQAFIDNGGQKGPQISFLTPGFYRINTILFHIEKRPITEIKGGQIGLVEATDGARIPEGRLLALKVHGHNSFYDGEAFIKNGGEKGRQLDVLMPGRYRINPALFKVISVVDWTNIEADQVGIVTILEGKPIVDSSKIAAEELPLGTHNNFQDPAAFLSAGGQKGLQIPVLRAGNYAINPWFASVEKAPMIRVDIGFCGVVTSYVGAEGADLTDEAVNAKIVANGYKGIWADSLQPGKHPLNTKILKVDIVPTTQILLNWADNRSSAHELDSSLKTITLRTADAFNVNMDVSVIIHIPMKNAPKVIANLGSVKNMISQVLEPAISSHFRNAAQYIKALDLYTERKQLQEKAKMHIDNVLRVHHIDSKDTLIADVVLPPELTKTVTDRQIAEQEKKTYATQKEAQDERRALENATAQAAMQPKVVESERNVEIQKNLAEGKVKEAEGSKAAAILQATGESEAIKLRANAQAEATKVTAVAEAEATSKVGNAEAEVILAKGQSTAEAYRLEVQAMGQDVFGQIRVVEKIATGTLKLIPENLVIGGGGGAGGGGADMMNGFFGISLIEKLTGRSFAVKETEKSASPVPVEKV